In Lysobacter sp. FW306-1B-D06B, the sequence CCCGGGCTCGTACGAGCCCGACGACAGCCCGCGTTGCACGTCCTCGCAGATGGTGAGGTCTTCCAGTTGCACTTCATCGCTGAAGTCCAGGTCGGCCTGGCGGCGTTCGCGGCCCGTGTCGGATTCGTCGACGGCGTAGTAGAAGTCGAACTCCACGCGGCAGCGATCCACGCCCTTGGGAATCACGCGGTTGGTCTGCAGGCGGCCGGGCAGGATGTTGAGCATCGTGTTCGGCCACATCCAGTAGTACAGGGCGTCGCCGTCGCCGTAGAGGCCGTCGCCGCTTTCCAGCGGGCTCCATTGGTAGGAGTACCAGTGCGCCGTTTCGGTGATGTAGCTGCGGTAGTCGAGCAGCTTGTTCAGTCCGGGATGAATGTGCGGGACGTGGTAGCCCTCGAGGTAGTTGTCGACGTAGACCTTCCAGTTGCAGGCGACGTCGTAGCCGACGCGACGGTGGTGGCCGTAGCGTTCGAGATGACGCGTGGGGCCGATGCGCGCGTCGATGCCGGCCACGAAGGCATCGAAGTCCGGCGCGCGCGCTTCGTCCACGGCGGCGAACACCATGCCCTGCCACACCCGCACCGCCAGCTGCGGCAGGTGCACGTCGCTTACGTTGAAGTCGGGCGCGCCGCCCATCTCCGGTGCCGAGCGCAACGTGCCGTCGAGCGTGTAGGTCCAGCCGTGGTAGCGGCAACGCAACGCCTTCGCGGCCAGGCCGTCGCAGGTCGCGATGGGGCCGGCGCGATGGCGGCAGACGTTGTGGAACACGCGGATCTCGTCGTCCGCGCCGCGCACCGCGATGACCGGCAACCCGGCGAAGTCGCCGACGACGTGGTCGCCCGCGTTCTGCAGCTGGCAGACGTGGGCGAGCAGTTGCCAGCCGGCGTCGAAGATGGCGCGGCGGTCCAGCGCCACCATCGCCGGGTCCGCGTAGTAGCGGGCGGGCAGGGCGGTGGCGTGGTCGAGGGGCTGCGGGGCGAGGTCGGGAAGGCGGTCGGCGCGGTTCATGCGCGCAGGGTACGACCGCCTCCGCTATTTGGGGAAGCGCCGCCGCTCAGGGGCTCGCTGGCGCCTGCGCCCGCTGCGCCGCAACACGACGCGCCACGTCGGCCAGCATCGCGTCCAGATCGGCGCGGCCGTGGACCTGGCCGCGAAGCACGACCGCGTGGATCCTGCGCGTCGCCGAGATGTCGCGCAGCGGGTCGGCGTCCAGCAGCACGACGTCGGCGATCTTGCCCGGCGCCAGCGTGCCGTATTCGTCGTCATGGCCTAGGAAACGCGCGCCGTTGATGGTCGCCGCCTGCAATGCCTGCTGCGGCGTCAGGCCGTAATGCACCAGCCAGCCCAGCTCGTCGTGCAGGCCGATGCCCGGATAGTTGTATGAGTTGAGGAAGCCCGCATCGGTGCCGGCGAGGATCGTGACGCCGGCGCGTTGCAGCATCGGCAGCACGCTGGCGCTGGTCTCGAAACGTTCGTGGCGACGCGCGACGGCGGCGGCATCGTCCTTCGCCGCGCGCTCCACACGCCAGGTGTAGGTCGCCTGCAGGCCCGGGCCGATGTACTTCAGGTAGTCGTCGTCGCGGTGATCGTCCTGGTCGAGGTAGGTCACCACGCGGCTGCCGTTGATCGTCGGCGTGATCGCGGTGCCGTGCCGAGCGAGGTTGCGGTAGGCGGCCATCGCACGGGCGGGATCGAAGGTGGCGTTCCACTGCGTCCATGCGTCGCGGCTGGTGGTCTCGCCCCTGGCGATCTTCTCGCCCAGCGATTTCTCCAGCGGCGATCCCGCTTTGTAGGCGTAGTCCAGGTGTTCGATCGAATCCAGGCCGGCGGCGCTGACTTCCTCCAGCGTCAGCGCGTAGGGCACGTGCGCGGAGGTCTTCAGGCCGCGACGGTCGGCGTTTTTCACCGCTTCGATGAACAGCTCCGGCGAAAGCGTGTTGTCGGTGATCTTGACGAAGTCGACCTTCCAGCCCTGGAGCTGGTCGAGCGCGGCATCGAGTTCGGCGACGTTGCCGATTTCCAGATCGCCCGGCCAGATCGACTTGTAGCCTTCGATCTTCGGCCCGGACGTGAGGATGCGCGGACCCGGGAGCTTGCCGTCGGCGACGGCGTCGCGCCATTGGAAGACGCTCGGGCTCAGGTCGCCGGCGGCGTCGCGCACGGCAGTGATGCCATGGGCGACGTACAGCGGGAGCAGGTTGCGGTTCTCTCCGATCAACGCTTCGCCGCCGCCGAAGTGCACGTGCATGTCCCACAGGCCGGGGATGGCGAACTTGCCGCTTGCATCGATCACCTGCGCGGGCTCGTACGCTTTCGCACGCTTGGCATCCACCACGGCGAGGATGCGGCCGTCGCGCACGGCGATGCTGCGGTGGGGCTGCAGCTTGCCGGTGGCGATGTCGACGACGGTGGCGTCGCGCACGAGCAGATCGACGCGCTCGGCGGCGGACGCGTGGCCGGCGACCAGCAGGGCGAGCGAGAGGGCCAGGGGCTTGTTCATGGACGGCGGCGGGATTCGGGGATCGGGGAAACCATACGGTTTGCGCGTGGCATCGCCCAATTAAATAATCCCATCCACTCCAGTGGGAAATCGAATGGCGGCCCCATGTACGACCCCCTGCTTCTGCGCAGCTTCGTCGCCGTGGTTGAATCCGGCGGCTTCACCCGCGCGGCCCAGGCGCTGCACCTGACCCAGTCCACCGTGAGCCAGCAGCTGCGGCGGCTGGAGGAGGAAGTCGGGCAGCGACTGCTCGAACGTGAACCCGGCGGCGTGCGTCCCACTCAGGCCGGTGAGCGCCTGCTCGGCTATGCGCGGCGCCTGCTCCAGTTGGGCGATGAGGCGCGCGCGGCGATGAGCGGCGGCGATCGCGAGGAGATCGTGCGCCTGGGCGTGCCGGAGGATCTGGCGGGCGCGGCGCTCACGCCGGTGCTGTCGGCTTTCGCGCGTCATCGTGGTGGACTGCGACTGGAAGTGACGAGCGGGCTCAGCGGCGCGCTGTCGGCCGGTTATGAACGGGGCGAGTTCGACGTCGTGCTGGTCAAGCAGCGTGGCGCGGGCGGTGTGCGTTCGTGGCCGGAACGGCTGGCGTGGATCGACAGTCGCGACCATCCGTGCCTCTCGCTCGATCCGCTGCCACTGGCGGTGTTTCCGGTCGGCGGGCTGTATCGCGAAGAGATGTTCCAGGCGCTGGACGCGAAACAGCGGGGGTGGCGCATCGCGTATTCCAGCGGCAGCCTGGCGAGCCTGCAGGCGGCGGTCGCCGACGGGCTCGGCATCAGCCTGTTGCCGCTGCGGGCGGTGCGCGCGGGGCATCGCGTTCTTGAACCGCGCGATGGCCTGCCCGTGATGCGTCCACTTCGCCTGGCGCTGCACCATCGCACGGAAGCGTCGGCCACCGTGCTGGCGCTGGTGGACAAGCTCGCGCGGCGCTGCGAGCAGCTCACCGCGCCGGACTGAGCCGCATCAAAGCGAAAGGCCGGCTTGCGCCGGCCTTTCGTGGTACCGCGAACGAAGCGCGATCAGCTCTTCGCCGGAGCCGCCGGCTTGTCCGTCGGCGCCGGTGCGGCGACGCTGGCATCGGCCTGCCAGCCGCAGGTCTTGCCTTCGTTCTGCTGCTTCAGCCACGTCTGCAGCGGGGCGAAGTACTCCAGCACCGCCGAGGCGTCCATCTGCTCGCCGCCGGTGAGCTCCTTCAGCGTCTTCTGCCACGGCTGGCTCGCGCCCTTGCTCAGCATCGCCTGGAACTTCGCACCGGCTTCCTTGTTGCCGTAGAAGCTGCACTCGTACAGCGGGCCCTTGTGGCCGGCCGCATCGCACAGCGCCTTGTAGAACTGGAACTGCAGCACGTGCGAGAGGAAGTAGCGCGTGTACGGCGTGTTGCCCGGCACGTGGTACTTCGCGCCGGCGTCGAAGAACTCTTCGCCGCGCGCCGATACCGGGGCGACGCCCTGGTACTTGGCCTTCAGTTCCCACCACGCCTTGTTGTAGTCGGCCGGCTTGATCGAGCCGTCGAACACGCCCCAGCGCCAGCGGTCGATCATCAGGCCGAACGGCAGGAACGACACCTTCGCCAGCGCCATGCGCATCTGCGCGTTGATCAGCGCCTCGTTGCTCACCTGCTGGTCGCCGGCCAGGCCGATCGACTGCAGGTACTGCGGCGTCATCGCCAGCACGATCGTGTCGCCGATGGCCTCGTGGAAGCCGTCGTGCGCGCCTTGCTGGAACAGCGGCGGCAGCTTGTTGTAGGCCATGTAGTAATACACGTGGCCGAGCTCGTGGTAGATCGTGGTGAAGTCTTCTTCGTTGGGCTTGATGCACATCTTGGTGCGCACGTCGCCGGCCATGTTCATGTCCCACGCGCTGGCGTGGCAGACCACGTCGCGGTCACGCGGCTTGATGAACTGCGTCTTGGACCAGTAGCTCTCCGGCAGCTTGGCCATGCCGAGCGAGGTGTAGAAGTCCTGCGCGCGTTCGGTCATCAGCTTGGCGGTGGCGAGCTTGGCGTCCTGCTCGATCTGCGCCAGGTCGTCCGGCGAGCGCTTGCCCGGGTTCTTGGTCAGCTGCGCGTCGAACGACGCCTTGTACTGCGATTCCAGCGCGCCGGTGATTTCCGGAATGCTCGCGTCCGGGTACGGCGCCAGGATGTCCCACCGGTTGCCCCAGTCCTGCTGCCACATGTTGCCCAACAGGTGCGCGGGCAGCATGTTGCCGGCGACGTGGCCGCGATCGGTGCCGTACTTCGCATCCAGGCGCGTGCGCGCGAAGCAGTGCAGCTGTTCGTACAGCGGCTTGACCTGGCTCCACAGGCGGTCGGTTTCGGCGGCGATTTCCGCCGGCGTCATGTCGTAACCCGAGCGCCACATCTCGCCTGTGTCGGCGAAGCCCATGTCGCGCGCGCCTTCGTTGACCAGTTCGACGAAGCGCACGTAGTCCTTGCGCATCGGCTGCGCGACGGTGTGCCAGCCCTGCCACGCATCGAGCTGGGCGTCGTAGTCGCGGTTGCTGCGTAGCACGTCTTCCAGATCACCGAGCTGGCGGCACTGCTTGTCGTCGCCTTCGCCTTTGCAGTAGGTGCCGGCGCCGTAGGTGCCTTCCATCTTCGTGGCGATCTGGGTGAGCTCGGCCAGATGCTCGGGATTCTTCGGCGGCGGCATCGCGGTGCCGAGCTTGAGCAACTGGATCGCGCGCGCCGTTTCCGGCGACATCTGCTGGCCTTCGAAGCGCTTGGCCTGATCGATCCAGCTGTTGAGCTGGGCGAGGTAGCGCTCGTTCGCCTTGGCCGACAGCAGCTGGCTGTCGTCG encodes:
- a CDS encoding aromatic ring-hydroxylating dioxygenase subunit alpha gives rise to the protein MNRADRLPDLAPQPLDHATALPARYYADPAMVALDRRAIFDAGWQLLAHVCQLQNAGDHVVGDFAGLPVIAVRGADDEIRVFHNVCRHRAGPIATCDGLAAKALRCRYHGWTYTLDGTLRSAPEMGGAPDFNVSDVHLPQLAVRVWQGMVFAAVDEARAPDFDAFVAGIDARIGPTRHLERYGHHRRVGYDVACNWKVYVDNYLEGYHVPHIHPGLNKLLDYRSYITETAHWYSYQWSPLESGDGLYGDGDALYYWMWPNTMLNILPGRLQTNRVIPKGVDRCRVEFDFYYAVDESDTGRERRQADLDFSDEVQLEDLTICEDVQRGLSSGSYEPGRLNPLRENAVHHFHELLRSVYRADGA
- a CDS encoding amidohydrolase family protein, whose amino-acid sequence is MNKPLALSLALLVAGHASAAERVDLLVRDATVVDIATGKLQPHRSIAVRDGRILAVVDAKRAKAYEPAQVIDASGKFAIPGLWDMHVHFGGGEALIGENRNLLPLYVAHGITAVRDAAGDLSPSVFQWRDAVADGKLPGPRILTSGPKIEGYKSIWPGDLEIGNVAELDAALDQLQGWKVDFVKITDNTLSPELFIEAVKNADRRGLKTSAHVPYALTLEEVSAAGLDSIEHLDYAYKAGSPLEKSLGEKIARGETTSRDAWTQWNATFDPARAMAAYRNLARHGTAITPTINGSRVVTYLDQDDHRDDDYLKYIGPGLQATYTWRVERAAKDDAAAVARRHERFETSASVLPMLQRAGVTILAGTDAGFLNSYNYPGIGLHDELGWLVHYGLTPQQALQAATINGARFLGHDDEYGTLAPGKIADVVLLDADPLRDISATRRIHAVVLRGQVHGRADLDAMLADVARRVAAQRAQAPASP
- a CDS encoding LysR family transcriptional regulator, with the protein product MYDPLLLRSFVAVVESGGFTRAAQALHLTQSTVSQQLRRLEEEVGQRLLEREPGGVRPTQAGERLLGYARRLLQLGDEARAAMSGGDREEIVRLGVPEDLAGAALTPVLSAFARHRGGLRLEVTSGLSGALSAGYERGEFDVVLVKQRGAGGVRSWPERLAWIDSRDHPCLSLDPLPLAVFPVGGLYREEMFQALDAKQRGWRIAYSSGSLASLQAAVADGLGISLLPLRAVRAGHRVLEPRDGLPVMRPLRLALHHRTEASATVLALVDKLARRCEQLTAPD
- a CDS encoding M2 family metallopeptidase; the protein is MTKPIRALLALSITAAVIGLGGCKKEPTPTTTTGAPATAPAGETADQFVARVNDEYRKMYPEMTAAQWLSSTYINDDSQLLSAKANERYLAQLNSWIDQAKRFEGQQMSPETARAIQLLKLGTAMPPPKNPEHLAELTQIATKMEGTYGAGTYCKGEGDDKQCRQLGDLEDVLRSNRDYDAQLDAWQGWHTVAQPMRKDYVRFVELVNEGARDMGFADTGEMWRSGYDMTPAEIAAETDRLWSQVKPLYEQLHCFARTRLDAKYGTDRGHVAGNMLPAHLLGNMWQQDWGNRWDILAPYPDASIPEITGALESQYKASFDAQLTKNPGKRSPDDLAQIEQDAKLATAKLMTERAQDFYTSLGMAKLPESYWSKTQFIKPRDRDVVCHASAWDMNMAGDVRTKMCIKPNEEDFTTIYHELGHVYYYMAYNKLPPLFQQGAHDGFHEAIGDTIVLAMTPQYLQSIGLAGDQQVSNEALINAQMRMALAKVSFLPFGLMIDRWRWGVFDGSIKPADYNKAWWELKAKYQGVAPVSARGEEFFDAGAKYHVPGNTPYTRYFLSHVLQFQFYKALCDAAGHKGPLYECSFYGNKEAGAKFQAMLSKGASQPWQKTLKELTGGEQMDASAVLEYFAPLQTWLKQQNEGKTCGWQADASVAAPAPTDKPAAPAKS